From one Comamonas piscis genomic stretch:
- the trpB gene encoding tryptophan synthase subunit beta codes for MMNFAEMPDANGFFGDYGGQLVPPHLKQAMDDIAEAYEQIVQRQDFQDELKHLFQDYVGRPSPIFHAKRLSEQLGGAQIHLKREDLNHTGAHKINHCLGEALLAKFMGKTKVIAETGAGQHGVALATACALVGIPCEIHMGQVDIEKEHPNVTKMRILGCKLVPVTFGQATLKEAVDSAFVEYLKDPTNYLYAIGSVVGPHPFPKMVRDFQSIVGREAREQFQTRHGKLPDYVAACVGGGSNAMGIFSAFLPDAAVKLVGVEPAGEGVDQPGKHAATLSVGKPGAIHGMKCYVLENADGSPAAVHSIASGLDYPGVGPQHSYLKDLGRVDYQAVDDKACLHAFMTLSRVEGIIPALESAHAVAWAMGIAPQLDKGVNILVNLSGRGDKDADYVAKKLGL; via the coding sequence ATGATGAACTTTGCGGAGATGCCTGATGCCAACGGTTTCTTTGGTGACTACGGCGGCCAGCTGGTGCCTCCGCATCTGAAGCAGGCCATGGACGACATCGCCGAGGCCTACGAGCAGATCGTGCAGCGCCAGGATTTCCAGGATGAGCTCAAGCACCTGTTCCAGGACTATGTGGGCCGCCCCAGCCCCATCTTCCATGCCAAGCGACTCTCGGAACAGCTGGGTGGCGCGCAGATCCACCTGAAGCGCGAAGACCTGAACCACACGGGCGCGCACAAGATCAACCACTGCCTGGGCGAGGCGCTGCTGGCCAAGTTCATGGGCAAGACCAAGGTGATTGCCGAGACGGGCGCTGGCCAGCATGGCGTGGCCTTGGCGACGGCCTGCGCTTTGGTGGGCATCCCCTGCGAGATCCACATGGGCCAGGTCGATATCGAGAAGGAGCACCCCAACGTCACGAAGATGCGCATCCTGGGTTGCAAGCTGGTGCCGGTGACCTTTGGCCAGGCGACCTTGAAGGAGGCGGTGGACAGCGCGTTTGTGGAATACCTCAAGGACCCGACGAACTACCTCTATGCGATTGGCTCGGTGGTGGGCCCGCATCCGTTTCCAAAGATGGTGCGCGACTTCCAGTCCATCGTGGGGCGCGAGGCGCGCGAGCAGTTCCAGACCCGCCACGGCAAGCTGCCCGACTATGTGGCGGCCTGCGTGGGCGGCGGCTCCAATGCGATGGGCATCTTCAGCGCCTTTTTGCCCGATGCCGCTGTCAAGCTGGTCGGTGTGGAGCCGGCGGGCGAGGGCGTGGACCAGCCGGGCAAGCATGCCGCCACCTTGTCGGTGGGCAAGCCAGGTGCCATCCATGGCATGAAATGCTATGTGCTGGAGAACGCCGATGGCAGCCCTGCCGCCGTGCATTCCATCGCCTCGGGCCTGGACTACCCTGGCGTGGGCCCGCAGCACAGCTACCTCAAGGACCTGGGCCGGGTTGATTACCAGGCTGTGGACGACAAGGCCTGCCTCCACGCCTTCATGACGCTGTCGCGGGTCGAGGGCATCATCCCGGCGCTGGAAAGTGCCCATGCCGTCGCCTGGGCCATGGGCATCGCACCCCAGCTGGACAAGGGGGTGAATATCCTCGTCAACCTCTCGGGCCGGGGCGACAAGGACGCCGATTACGTGGCCAAGAAGCTGGGGCTCTGA
- a CDS encoding SidA/IucD/PvdA family monooxygenase, whose translation MNDDRQLPPAGLAALEARVRQDLAWLDLPAKDWVPETALEGEPILPVAIIGGGMSGLAACAALRFMGVPAEIFDQSPAGFEGPWATTARMETLRSPKQLTGPALGKPALTFRAWFESQFGLEAWEALDKIPRLQWMDYLRWYRQVLALPVHNGHKVLAVRPRGADGVVQLDLETPDGARKVLARHVVLATGRDGLGGAYVPEMARSLPRDRWAHSSDSTDYAQLAGKRIGVVGAGASAMDSAATALESGAASVDLLIRRSDIPRVNKGKGAGSPGLTHGHLHLPDDWKWKIRHYINVQQVPPPRGSTLRVSRHTNARFNLGCAIERMEWTGDEIRVHTSKGVFHLDFVVFSTGFRIDWNARSEFAPFAAHVRNWGDRYRHPEGEDDQELSDSPDLGPAFELQQKIPGACPGLERIHAFSYPAALTHGTVSGDIPAISVGAERLAQGISSRLYAEDVQWHFEKLQAFSDPEVFGDEWTPAEPPGQAAALLDKADAP comes from the coding sequence ATGAACGACGACCGCCAATTGCCGCCCGCTGGGCTGGCTGCACTCGAAGCACGGGTGCGCCAGGACCTGGCCTGGCTGGACCTGCCCGCCAAGGACTGGGTGCCCGAAACCGCGCTCGAGGGCGAGCCGATTCTGCCCGTTGCCATCATCGGTGGCGGCATGTCGGGCCTGGCCGCTTGCGCGGCGCTGCGCTTCATGGGCGTCCCTGCCGAGATTTTTGACCAGTCGCCCGCCGGCTTTGAAGGCCCCTGGGCGACGACGGCGCGCATGGAAACCCTGCGCTCGCCCAAGCAGCTCACCGGCCCGGCGCTGGGCAAACCGGCGCTGACCTTCCGCGCCTGGTTCGAGTCGCAGTTTGGCCTGGAGGCCTGGGAGGCGCTCGACAAGATCCCGCGCCTGCAGTGGATGGACTACCTGCGCTGGTACCGCCAGGTGCTGGCGCTGCCGGTGCACAACGGCCACAAGGTACTGGCCGTGCGCCCGCGCGGCGCCGATGGTGTGGTGCAGCTCGACCTGGAAACCCCCGATGGCGCACGCAAGGTGCTGGCGCGCCATGTGGTGCTGGCCACCGGCCGCGATGGCCTGGGCGGCGCCTATGTGCCCGAGATGGCACGCAGCCTGCCGCGCGACCGCTGGGCGCATTCCTCGGACAGCACCGATTACGCCCAACTGGCTGGCAAGCGCATCGGCGTGGTGGGGGCTGGTGCTTCGGCCATGGACAGCGCCGCCACCGCGCTGGAGAGCGGCGCTGCGAGCGTCGATCTGCTGATCCGCCGCAGCGATATTCCGCGCGTCAACAAGGGCAAGGGCGCCGGCAGCCCGGGCCTGACCCATGGCCATCTGCACCTGCCTGACGACTGGAAGTGGAAGATCCGCCACTACATCAATGTGCAGCAGGTGCCGCCACCCCGGGGCAGCACCTTGCGCGTGTCGCGCCATACCAATGCCCGCTTCAACCTGGGCTGCGCGATCGAGCGCATGGAATGGACCGGCGACGAGATCCGCGTGCACACCTCCAAGGGCGTGTTCCACCTGGACTTTGTCGTGTTCTCCACCGGCTTTCGCATCGACTGGAATGCGCGCAGCGAGTTTGCCCCCTTTGCCGCCCATGTGCGCAACTGGGGTGACCGCTACCGCCACCCCGAGGGCGAGGACGACCAGGAGCTCTCCGACTCGCCCGACCTGGGCCCGGCCTTCGAGCTGCAGCAAAAGATTCCCGGCGCCTGCCCGGGGCTGGAGCGCATCCATGCGTTCTCGTATCCGGCTGCGCTGACGCATGGCACGGTGTCCGGCGATATTCCTGCGATCAGCGTGGGCGCCGAGCGCCTGGCCCAGGGCATCAGCAGTCGCCTGTATGCCGAAGATGTGCAGTGGCATTTCGAGAAGCTGCAGGCCTTCAGCGACCCCGAGGTGTTTGGCGATGAGTGGACGCCGGCCGAGCCGCCCGGCCAGGCCGCTGCGCTGCTGGACAAGGCGGACGCACCATGA
- a CDS encoding DUF2868 domain-containing protein — protein sequence MKADAVRDIALAHAIETSPPHEALPSAARCEAITQEVLHTLGKPALGGKAGQAVFAQFLQQRAKRIIQASQLPADVRQLWQHAPGLARWMPLAIGLLALCLGFASHRITDPHRVDLLSLSLMGIVLWNLLMYAVLLVRSLLGLARRKPARVAPWEPAQQAATGAAPSAPVADEHPGWLARLRGKAMPALRGSGLRRMALRFERNWWQASEGVRNAQLLQWLHLGAALVAVGALASLWLTGLTKEYQVGWESTFLSAAQVQHWLNILFAPTQWLQWTAPWSLADIQALQGWVSSGLPAAPAASTDAIAAPASSVGERWVWAYTALLAATVVVPRLLLALWQGLRARWRRQHLQLPLNQAYFARLQRDFGGLATRLVLLPFSMDVTPERRAAIDHHAIGLYGAGAHVDWLPTLAYGAPLPAVDIDPAAQAIALISLSATPEAEVHGELLTQLRNRHGANGQLWLWASDFAARNAGAPRRLQEREALWQEFAHQHGFNAQLITTGA from the coding sequence ATGAAAGCTGACGCCGTTCGTGACATCGCCCTGGCCCATGCCATCGAGACCTCGCCGCCCCATGAGGCCCTGCCCAGCGCTGCGCGCTGCGAGGCCATCACGCAGGAGGTGCTGCACACCTTGGGCAAGCCGGCGCTGGGAGGCAAGGCCGGCCAGGCCGTCTTTGCCCAGTTTCTGCAGCAGCGCGCCAAGCGCATCATCCAGGCCAGCCAGCTGCCTGCCGATGTGCGCCAGCTCTGGCAACACGCCCCGGGCCTCGCGCGCTGGATGCCGCTGGCCATCGGCCTGTTGGCCCTGTGCCTGGGCTTTGCCAGCCACCGCATCACCGATCCGCACCGGGTCGATCTGCTGTCGCTGTCCTTGATGGGCATCGTGCTGTGGAACCTGCTGATGTATGCGGTGTTGCTGGTTCGCAGCCTGCTGGGCCTGGCGCGGCGCAAGCCCGCCCGGGTAGCGCCCTGGGAGCCCGCACAGCAAGCCGCCACCGGCGCCGCCCCCAGCGCCCCGGTGGCCGACGAGCACCCCGGCTGGCTGGCCCGCCTGCGCGGCAAGGCCATGCCCGCGCTGCGCGGCAGTGGCCTGCGCAGGATGGCGCTGCGCTTTGAGCGCAACTGGTGGCAGGCGAGCGAGGGCGTGCGCAATGCCCAGCTCTTGCAGTGGCTGCACCTGGGTGCGGCGCTGGTGGCCGTGGGCGCACTGGCCTCGCTCTGGCTCACCGGCTTGACCAAGGAATACCAGGTCGGCTGGGAGAGCACCTTTCTGTCGGCCGCGCAGGTGCAGCACTGGCTCAATATTCTGTTCGCCCCCACGCAGTGGCTGCAGTGGACGGCACCCTGGAGCCTGGCCGACATCCAGGCGCTGCAAGGCTGGGTGAGCAGCGGCCTGCCAGCGGCCCCCGCTGCAAGCACCGATGCCATCGCGGCTCCCGCCTCCAGCGTCGGCGAGCGCTGGGTCTGGGCCTATACCGCCTTGCTGGCGGCCACCGTGGTGGTACCGCGCTTGCTGCTGGCCCTGTGGCAGGGGCTGCGCGCGCGCTGGCGCCGCCAGCACCTGCAGCTGCCGCTGAACCAGGCCTACTTTGCCCGCCTGCAGCGCGACTTTGGCGGCCTGGCCACACGCCTGGTGCTGCTGCCCTTCAGCATGGATGTGACGCCCGAGCGCCGCGCGGCGATCGACCACCATGCCATCGGCCTCTATGGCGCTGGCGCCCATGTTGACTGGCTGCCGACCCTGGCCTATGGCGCGCCGCTGCCAGCGGTTGATATCGACCCGGCAGCGCAGGCGATTGCGCTCATCAGCCTGTCGGCCACGCCCGAGGCCGAGGTGCATGGCGAGCTGCTGACCCAGCTGCGCAACCGCCATGGTGCCAACGGCCAGCTCTGGCTCTGGGCCAGCGATTTTGCCGCCCGCAACGCCGGCGCACCCCGCCGCCTGCAGGAGCGCGAGGCGCTCTGGCAGGAGTTTGCCCACCAGCATGGCTTTAACGCCCAGCTGATCACCACCGGCGCCTGA
- a CDS encoding ABC transporter ATP-binding protein encodes MSSVPTLQVRNLRTEFATRAGTLRAVNDVSFTLERGRILGLVGESGSGKSVTGFSIMGLVDAPGRVTGGEVLFQGRDITKIKPRELRQLQGNRIAMIFQDPMMTLNPVLRVDTQMIEAVRAHTSASKAQARERARETLAMMGIASPDERLQAYPHQLSGGMRQRVAIATAMLHRPDLIIADEPTTALDVTIQAQILSEVQKLARQQGTSLIWITHDLSVVAGLADEVAVMYAGRIVEQGGVDAVLDSPLHPYTAGLIGSLPANNRRGSRLQQIPGMTPNMLQLPPGCAFAARCARATAACQAQPEQTEPLPGRLVRCFHPALTASAPSAVSTPGATAPQGLEARV; translated from the coding sequence ATGAGCAGCGTGCCCACCTTGCAGGTGCGCAATCTGCGCACCGAGTTTGCGACCCGCGCCGGCACCCTGCGCGCGGTCAATGATGTGTCCTTCACCCTGGAGCGTGGCCGCATCCTGGGCCTGGTCGGCGAGTCCGGCTCGGGCAAGTCCGTCACCGGTTTTTCCATCATGGGCCTGGTCGATGCACCGGGCCGCGTGACCGGCGGTGAGGTGCTGTTCCAGGGCCGCGACATCACCAAGATCAAACCCCGCGAGCTGCGCCAGCTGCAGGGCAACCGCATCGCGATGATCTTCCAGGACCCGATGATGACGCTCAACCCCGTGTTGCGCGTGGACACGCAGATGATCGAGGCGGTGCGCGCCCACACCTCGGCCAGCAAGGCCCAGGCACGTGAGCGAGCCCGTGAGACCCTGGCGATGATGGGCATTGCCAGCCCCGACGAGCGCCTGCAGGCCTACCCGCACCAGCTGTCGGGCGGCATGCGCCAGCGCGTGGCCATTGCCACCGCCATGCTGCACCGGCCCGATCTGATCATTGCCGACGAGCCCACGACAGCGCTGGATGTGACCATCCAGGCGCAGATCCTGTCCGAGGTGCAGAAGCTGGCACGCCAGCAGGGCACCTCGCTGATCTGGATCACGCACGACCTGTCGGTGGTGGCCGGTCTGGCCGATGAAGTGGCTGTCATGTATGCCGGCCGCATCGTCGAGCAAGGCGGTGTGGATGCCGTGCTGGACAGCCCGCTGCACCCCTATACCGCCGGCCTGATCGGCAGCCTGCCGGCCAACAACCGGCGCGGCAGCCGCCTGCAGCAGATACCGGGTATGACGCCCAATATGCTGCAGCTGCCCCCGGGCTGCGCCTTTGCCGCCCGCTGCGCCCGCGCCACCGCTGCTTGCCAGGCCCAGCCCGAGCAGACCGAGCCGCTGCCCGGCCGCTTGGTGCGCTGCTTTCACCCGGCGCTGACCGCCAGCGCCCCCAGCGCCGTTAGCACCCCTGGTGCCACCGCGCCGCAAGGCCTGGAGGCCCGCGTATGA
- a CDS encoding ABC transporter permease, with the protein MIGWLLRRLAQALVVVLLMTVIVFVGLHAIGNPVDILIGQDVDQVERARIIAQLGFDQPLWRQYLGFVGGALQGNLGVSFVYNVPAIELILQRLPATLELAIAALVIAVVLGVPLGLLAGLYPESWFSKSIMAGSIVGFSLPTFWVGLMLIMTFSVSLGMLPSSGRGQTVEFLGAQWSFLTTDGLRHMLLPAINLSLFKISLVIRLTRAGVREVLPLDYVKFARAKGLSPLRVVGLHVLRNTMIPLVTVLGLELGSTIAFAVVTESIFSWPGAGKLILDSINALDRPVIVSYLVVVVCLFVTLNLIVDILYKVLDPRVRLEGAA; encoded by the coding sequence ATGATCGGCTGGCTGCTGCGCCGCCTTGCGCAGGCCCTGGTGGTGGTGCTGCTGATGACGGTGATCGTCTTCGTGGGCCTGCATGCCATCGGCAACCCGGTCGATATTCTGATCGGCCAGGACGTGGACCAGGTCGAGCGCGCGCGCATCATCGCCCAACTGGGCTTTGACCAGCCGCTGTGGCGCCAGTACCTGGGCTTTGTCGGCGGTGCGCTGCAGGGCAACCTGGGCGTGAGCTTTGTCTACAACGTGCCGGCGATCGAGCTGATTTTGCAGCGCCTGCCGGCGACCCTGGAGCTGGCGATTGCCGCGCTGGTCATCGCCGTGGTGCTGGGCGTGCCGCTGGGCCTGCTGGCCGGCCTCTACCCCGAGAGCTGGTTTTCCAAATCCATCATGGCCGGCAGCATCGTGGGCTTTTCGCTGCCCACCTTCTGGGTGGGTCTGATGCTGATCATGACCTTCAGCGTTTCGCTCGGCATGCTGCCGTCGAGCGGGCGCGGCCAGACCGTGGAGTTCCTGGGCGCGCAGTGGTCGTTTCTGACCACCGATGGCCTGCGCCACATGCTGCTGCCGGCGATCAACCTGTCGCTGTTCAAGATCTCGCTGGTGATCCGCCTGACGCGCGCCGGTGTGCGTGAAGTGCTGCCGCTGGACTATGTGAAATTTGCCCGCGCCAAGGGCCTGTCGCCACTGCGTGTGGTGGGCCTGCATGTGCTGCGCAATACGATGATTCCGCTGGTCACCGTGCTGGGCCTGGAGCTGGGCTCGACCATCGCCTTTGCGGTGGTGACCGAGAGCATCTTCTCCTGGCCGGGCGCCGGCAAGCTGATTCTGGACAGCATCAATGCGCTGGACCGTCCCGTCATCGTCTCCTACCTGGTGGTGGTGGTCTGCCTGTTTGTCACGCTCAATCTGATCGTGGATATCTTGTACAAGGTGCTCGACCCCCGCGTGCGCCTGGAGGGCGCAGCATGA
- a CDS encoding ABC transporter ATP-binding protein, whose protein sequence is MNEMTKPPVADSAADTPVVELRQVSKRFGEQKPGIGGRLLQKLGLEKPHPVTRAVDQVDLLVRPGEVVGLVGESGCGKSTLGRMAAGLLPPSDGEVLFSGKAMARLTPAERHAERLRIQMIFQDPYASLNPRLRVDEIVGEAARIHGLVDQAGFDDYVCAQMERAGLDPALRSRYPHQFSGGQRQRIGIARALAVQPSMLVCDEAVAALDVSIQAQILNLFMDLREQLHLTYLFISHDLGVVEHICDRVVVMYLGRVIETAPVEELFARPNHPYTQALLAEVPNMNARHKTYSAIQGEIPSPLNPPSGCHFHPRCPRAMPRCKVEAPQLKGIAIQHQSACHLNDA, encoded by the coding sequence ATGAACGAGATGACGAAACCCCCAGTGGCGGACAGCGCGGCAGACACCCCGGTGGTCGAGCTGCGCCAGGTCAGCAAGCGCTTTGGCGAGCAAAAGCCGGGCATCGGCGGCCGCCTGCTGCAAAAGCTGGGGCTGGAAAAGCCGCACCCCGTTACCCGAGCGGTGGACCAGGTCGATCTGCTGGTGCGCCCCGGTGAGGTGGTGGGCCTGGTCGGCGAATCCGGTTGCGGCAAGTCCACCTTGGGCCGCATGGCGGCCGGGCTGTTGCCCCCGTCGGATGGCGAAGTGCTGTTCTCCGGCAAGGCCATGGCCCGTTTGACGCCGGCCGAGCGCCATGCCGAGCGCCTGCGCATTCAGATGATCTTCCAGGACCCGTACGCCAGCCTGAACCCGCGCCTGCGCGTGGACGAGATCGTGGGCGAAGCGGCCCGCATCCATGGCCTGGTCGACCAGGCCGGTTTTGATGACTATGTGTGTGCCCAGATGGAGCGCGCCGGGCTCGACCCGGCCTTGCGCAGCCGCTACCCGCACCAGTTCAGCGGTGGCCAGCGCCAGCGCATCGGCATTGCCCGCGCACTGGCGGTGCAACCCAGCATGCTGGTTTGCGACGAGGCGGTGGCTGCGCTCGATGTGTCGATCCAGGCGCAGATCCTGAACCTGTTCATGGACCTGCGTGAGCAGCTGCACCTGACCTATCTGTTCATCAGCCATGACCTGGGTGTGGTCGAGCATATCTGCGACCGGGTGGTGGTGATGTACCTGGGACGCGTGATCGAGACTGCGCCGGTGGAGGAGCTGTTTGCCCGGCCCAACCACCCCTACACCCAGGCCTTGCTGGCCGAGGTGCCCAACATGAACGCGCGCCACAAGACCTATTCGGCGATCCAGGGTGAAATCCCCAGCCCGCTCAACCCACCCAGCGGCTGCCACTTTCATCCGCGATGTCCGCGTGCGATGCCGCGTTGCAAGGTGGAGGCGCCCCAGCTCAAGGGCATCGCCATTCAGCACCAAAGCGCCTGCCATTTGAACGACGCCTGA
- a CDS encoding ABC transporter permease, translated as MSGTNTPANTPTGTAPAAALRQPSPWRAHVADFMASRLALFGLVVAVVLILAALVAPWITPQNPYDLQQLDVLDARLPPGSANGMDSFHYMLGTDGQGRDLYSAILYGLRISLLVGVGSALIAGVVGTLLGLLAAYAGGKTDTIIMRVVDLILSFPSILVAMMILAYLGKGVGNVVLTLVILEWAYYARTARGQALVERRREYVEAARCLDIPNWRIMVRHILPNCLPPLIVIGTLQIARAITLEATLSFLGLGVPVTEPSLGLLISNGYQFMLSGQYWISFYPGIALLVTIVAINLVGDRLRDVLNPRNTR; from the coding sequence ATGAGCGGCACCAACACCCCAGCCAACACCCCCACAGGAACGGCCCCGGCAGCGGCACTGCGCCAGCCTTCGCCCTGGCGCGCGCATGTGGCGGATTTCATGGCCTCGCGCCTGGCGCTGTTCGGCCTCGTCGTCGCCGTGGTGCTGATTCTGGCGGCGCTGGTCGCTCCCTGGATCACGCCGCAGAACCCCTATGACCTGCAGCAGCTCGATGTTCTCGATGCACGCCTGCCGCCAGGCTCGGCCAATGGCATGGACAGCTTCCACTACATGCTGGGCACCGACGGCCAGGGCCGCGATCTGTACTCTGCGATTCTCTATGGCCTGCGCATCAGCCTGCTGGTGGGCGTGGGCTCGGCGCTGATTGCCGGTGTGGTCGGCACCTTGCTGGGCCTGCTGGCCGCCTATGCCGGTGGCAAGACGGACACGATCATCATGCGCGTGGTCGATCTGATCCTGTCCTTCCCCTCGATCCTGGTGGCGATGATGATCCTCGCCTACCTGGGCAAGGGCGTGGGCAATGTGGTGCTGACCCTGGTGATCCTGGAATGGGCCTACTACGCCCGCACCGCGCGCGGCCAGGCCCTGGTCGAGCGCCGGCGCGAGTATGTCGAGGCGGCACGCTGCCTGGACATCCCCAACTGGCGCATCATGGTGCGCCACATCCTGCCCAACTGCCTGCCACCGCTGATCGTGATCGGCACCCTGCAGATCGCCCGCGCCATCACCTTGGAGGCCACCCTGAGCTTTCTGGGCCTGGGCGTGCCGGTGACCGAGCCTTCGCTGGGCCTGCTGATCTCCAATGGCTACCAGTTCATGCTCTCGGGCCAGTACTGGATCAGCTTCTACCCCGGCATTGCGCTCTTGGTCACCATCGTGGCGATCAACCTGGTGGGCGACCGCCTGCGCGATGTCCTGAACCCGAGGAACACCCGATGA
- a CDS encoding DUF3482 domain-containing protein — MTEMTNDPQLPAPLAPDAIGASDQSIAWCLLSHTNIGKTTLARTLVAEDIGEVQDAAHVTSQSQRYLLQRSDQGDELWLWDTPGFGDSVRLYNRLKQQGNPLGWFLSNVWDRWRDKPFYMSQRALQAARDHADVMLYLVNAAEDPADAGYWASEMRILQWMDKPVLVLLNQIGSDTTAAQTAADLQRWRTATAEFAGTVRSVQVLDAFTRSWWHEKQVMQSIAPLLPDAKQPAYQRLLQTRAARQQQREAASLKALAEQLLLAATAQETVQAGDNKLWQRAWSKVSGSVAQAIRGSGAEGAELSPEQTAAMQRLTQSLQQADLASTQALLALHQLDGQAASQIQQQLKDHLKTSTPLDPQTASLWGALTAGAATGLGADMVAGGMTLGAGALVGALVGAVTFAGAAWSANKMFDQQAQRFHLSPEYLSALTGQLLLKYLVISHFGRGRGRYTSPSAPAQWSEAVQAAVQLRATQWQQQWKALGSLPPGDALSDEARAAYLQALQLQLGDCLHQALNRLYPDMDRSAASADTNTQ; from the coding sequence ATGACCGAGATGACCAACGATCCCCAACTCCCCGCGCCCCTGGCACCCGATGCGATCGGCGCCAGCGACCAGTCGATTGCCTGGTGCCTGCTGTCGCACACCAACATCGGCAAGACCACCTTGGCGCGCACCCTGGTGGCCGAGGACATTGGCGAAGTGCAAGACGCCGCCCACGTCACCAGCCAATCGCAGCGCTACCTGCTGCAGCGCTCGGACCAGGGTGATGAGCTGTGGCTTTGGGACACGCCGGGTTTTGGCGATTCGGTGCGGCTCTACAACCGCTTGAAGCAGCAGGGCAACCCGTTGGGCTGGTTTCTGTCAAATGTTTGGGACCGCTGGCGCGACAAGCCCTTCTACATGAGCCAGCGCGCCTTGCAGGCCGCGCGCGACCATGCCGATGTGATGCTCTACCTGGTCAATGCCGCCGAAGACCCGGCCGACGCCGGTTACTGGGCCAGCGAGATGCGCATCCTGCAGTGGATGGACAAGCCCGTGCTGGTGCTGCTCAACCAGATCGGCAGCGACACCACGGCCGCGCAAACCGCTGCCGACCTGCAGCGCTGGCGCACGGCGACGGCCGAGTTTGCCGGCACCGTCCGCTCGGTGCAGGTGCTCGATGCCTTTACCCGCAGCTGGTGGCATGAGAAGCAGGTGATGCAGTCCATCGCACCGCTGCTGCCCGATGCCAAGCAGCCAGCCTACCAGCGCCTGCTGCAAACCCGCGCAGCGCGCCAGCAGCAGCGCGAAGCGGCCAGCTTGAAGGCACTGGCCGAGCAGCTGCTGCTGGCAGCTACCGCGCAAGAGACGGTGCAGGCCGGTGACAACAAGCTTTGGCAGCGCGCCTGGAGCAAGGTGAGCGGCTCGGTCGCCCAGGCCATCCGTGGCAGCGGCGCTGAGGGCGCCGAATTGAGCCCCGAGCAGACCGCTGCGATGCAACGCCTGACCCAGTCACTGCAGCAGGCCGACCTGGCCAGCACCCAGGCCTTGCTGGCCTTGCACCAGCTCGACGGCCAGGCGGCCAGCCAGATCCAGCAACAGCTCAAGGACCACCTCAAAACCAGCACACCGCTGGACCCGCAGACAGCCAGCCTTTGGGGTGCGCTCACGGCCGGCGCTGCCACCGGCTTGGGCGCCGACATGGTCGCCGGTGGCATGACCCTGGGCGCTGGTGCGCTGGTGGGCGCCTTGGTGGGCGCCGTCACCTTTGCCGGCGCCGCCTGGAGCGCCAACAAGATGTTTGACCAGCAGGCCCAGCGCTTTCACCTCTCACCCGAGTACCTCAGCGCCTTGACCGGCCAGCTGCTGCTCAAGTACCTGGTGATCTCGCACTTTGGCCGGGGGCGCGGGCGCTACACCAGCCCCAGCGCACCGGCGCAGTGGAGCGAGGCGGTGCAGGCCGCTGTGCAGCTGCGCGCCACGCAATGGCAGCAGCAGTGGAAGGCGCTGGGCAGCCTGCCGCCTGGCGACGCGCTGAGCGATGAGGCGCGTGCCGCCTACCTGCAGGCATTGCAGCTGCAGCTGGGTGACTGCCTGCACCAGGCGCTGAACCGCCTCTACCCCGACATGGATCGATCGGCAGCCAGTGCTGATACAAATACTCAATAA
- a CDS encoding LysR family transcriptional regulator, which produces MELRQLEAFAAVISTGSVTAAGRMLGRSQPAISRLVQELEQEIGYALFSRNGPRITPNEQGFLLYEDVAHALHSLQQIRQRAREIAGGSQRPLNLLATPALAAGLVPAALARLEGAMAQSISHIQLRSASPEQVAQGVLTGAAQLGVSSLPLEHRGLQVHWIGRAPCVAVLPEADPLAALDVVPLLALAERRIITMANPYRLRGRLDEAFAAARPGELPGQTQFMETNASVNAIAAVRAGLGVSVLEPVTALGLPLQGVVVRPLDTEIPFLFGVVSQQATPCTPAMDALCQALTEVAQALLPGFVLHDARAHAALLEEMLPEGHRPAAGAQEPLENHE; this is translated from the coding sequence ATGGAACTTCGCCAGCTTGAGGCCTTCGCGGCCGTGATCTCGACCGGCAGCGTGACGGCCGCCGGCCGCATGCTGGGTCGTTCGCAGCCGGCGATCAGCCGCCTGGTGCAGGAGCTGGAGCAGGAGATTGGCTATGCGCTGTTCAGCCGCAATGGCCCGCGCATTACCCCGAATGAACAAGGCTTTCTGCTGTATGAGGACGTGGCCCATGCGCTGCACAGCCTGCAGCAGATACGCCAGCGCGCCCGCGAGATCGCAGGCGGCAGCCAGCGCCCGCTGAACCTGCTGGCCACGCCGGCGCTGGCCGCCGGCTTGGTGCCTGCAGCGCTGGCGCGGCTAGAAGGCGCGATGGCGCAAAGCATCTCGCACATCCAGCTGCGCAGCGCATCGCCCGAGCAGGTGGCGCAAGGCGTGCTGACGGGTGCCGCCCAGCTGGGCGTGAGCAGCTTGCCGCTAGAACACAGAGGCCTGCAAGTGCATTGGATTGGCCGTGCGCCCTGCGTGGCAGTGCTGCCCGAAGCGGACCCCCTGGCTGCGCTCGATGTGGTGCCGCTGCTGGCGCTGGCTGAGCGCCGCATCATCACCATGGCCAACCCCTACCGCTTGCGCGGCCGCCTCGATGAAGCCTTTGCCGCCGCCCGCCCTGGCGAGCTGCCCGGCCAGACCCAGTTCATGGAAACCAATGCCTCGGTGAACGCGATTGCGGCCGTGCGCGCGGGCCTGGGTGTCTCGGTGCTGGAGCCGGTGACGGCGCTGGGCCTGCCGCTGCAGGGTGTGGTGGTGCGACCGCTCGATACCGAGATCCCCTTTTTGTTTGGTGTGGTCAGCCAGCAGGCCACGCCTTGCACGCCGGCGATGGATGCGCTGTGCCAGGCCTTGACCGAGGTGGCGCAGGCGCTGCTGCCCGGCTTTGTACTGCATGACGCGCGCGCCCACGCCGCGCTGCTGGAAGAAATGCTGCCAGAGGGCCACCGGCCCGCTGCTGGCGCACAAGAACCTTTAGAGAACCACGAATGA